The nucleotide sequence GGCCGGTCGCCCCGTCCGGTTTTCGTCCTGCAAGGTTTCGTCGAAACGAGCGCGGACCCAGATGAAGTTGATCACCGCGAGTCCCAACGAGAACAATGCCGGCACGGAAAACGGGTGCAGGCCCCAGGCGGCCCATTGCGGATGGGCATCGAGTAGATTCCACTGGGCCGTGATGGCGCCGATCGCCGGGCCGGTGACGAGGCCCAAGCCGAAGGCGGCTCCGACGAGTCCCATGGCTTTGGCGCGCTCCTGCCGCGACGTGACGTCGGCGACGGCCGCCGTCGCGACGGAGATGTTGCCGCCGAAGACACCGCCGAGGAAGCGGGCCGCCACGAACAACCAGAACGAGCCGCTGAACACCCACAGTGCATAACTGGCCGCCGTTCCGGCCACCGTCATCAACAATACATGACGCCGCCCGCGCTGATCGCTCTTGGCGCCCCAATACGGCGCGAAGACAAATTGCAGCAAGGCGTAGATCGAGCTGAGGGCGCCGCCGAGCAGCACGGCGGCAAAGTTGCGGTCCTTGCCCAGCATTTGGGCGATGTGCTCCGTGAAATTGACAAGGCCACCGAGCACACCAGTCGAGCCTTCCACCCCGAGGTAGTGCTGCAGAATGTCCGGCACCAACGGGAAGATGATCGAAAATCCGATCAAATCGATATAGAGGGTCAGGAAAATGACCCCGAGCGATAGCGGGCGTGGTTGGGCGGAGGCGGAGGACGACACTGGCGACGAAAATGGCTAGAAAGACAAACGAGGGAACGGAAGGGAAGACTCGACTCACCCGGAATCAACGCGGAAGCAAATTACCGAATATGGTTTCCCCGCGACGGGACTACCATTGAGTGGTCGGCATGGTATTGCAGATCGCCTTGGTTTTGATCGTGGCCCGACTGGGGGCGGAATTGATCCTCGCCGGATTGAATCGACGGGAAGTTTCGCGGCATGCGCAGACCGCTCCGGCGGCGGTCGCCGCAATCATGGATGACGCCACTTACCGCAAGTCGGTCGACTACACGCTGGCCAAGGCGCAGTTTAACAATCTGTGCATGATCTTCGACGCCGCGGTGCTGGCGCTGGTGCTGGCGAGCGGGGTGCTCCCGATGCTGTTCGCCGAAGTGGCGGCCTGGGCACCGGGAGCCAATTGGGATGACGCCCTGTTCGTCCTGTTGGCGGGCGTGTTGCTGTCGATCCCGGGCATGCCGTTCGAATGGTGGGGGCAGTTTCGCATCGAGGAACGTTTTGGGTTCAACAAAAGCACGGCCAAGCTGTGGTTGTCCGACAAAGCCAAGGGCCTGCTGCTCATGTTCGTGATCGGTTTCCCCCTGTTGTGGGGTCTCCTCGGTCTGGTCGGCTGGGTGGGGTCGCTGTGGTGGATCTGGGCGTTCGTGCTGCTGTTCGGGTTTCAGCTAATCATGATGGTGCTCTACCCGAAGTTAATTCTGCCGCTCTTTAACAAGCTCACGCCATTGCCGGATGGCGATTTGCGCGACCGGCTGATGGCGCTCGGCGAGCGCACCGGTTTCAAGGCTTCAACGATCGAGGTCATCGACGGCAGCAAGCGCTCCGGCCACTCCAATGCCTATTTCACGGGGTTTGGTCGTTTTCGTCGTATCGTGCTCTTCGATACATTGATCGAGCAATTGGCGCCGGAGGAACTCGAGGCGGTGCTCGCTCACGAGGTGGGGCACTACAAGCGCGGCCACATCCCCAAGATGCTCATCACCGGTGCGGCCATGCAGCTGGGATCGTTTGCCGCGCTGGCGTGGTTGCTCCATTCGGACTGGTTCCTGCGTGGCTTTGGGTTTCCCGGCGGTGAACTCGCCCCGGCGCTGCTGTTGTTTGGGCTGCTCAGCGGCGTGGTGACGTTTTGGATTTCTCCGCTCAACAATCTCATGTCGCGAAAGCACGAATACGAAGCCGATGCTTTCGCGCGCGATGCCATGGGCTCGGCGACCCCGTTGATCGGCGCGCTGCGCAAGCTCGCGGCCAAAAACCTGAGCAACCTCACCCCGCATCCATGGTTCAGTGGGTTTTACTATTCGCATCCGACCATCGTGGAGCGCGAGCACGCGATGACGGCCAAGTCCTGATGCGTGGTCGGCGCATCAGCTGGTGGGGAAGCGTCTTCGCGCTGATCGCGGTCATCGGTGCATCCGCACCGCCGCCGCCTTCCGCGCTGACCGTGGCAACCTACAACGTCGCCAACTACAACCTGACCGACCGGCCCATCGAGGGAGGCTTTCGCACCCATTATCCCAAACCTGAACGGGAAAAATCGGCATTGCGGCGCGTGCTGCACGCCCTGGATGCGGATGTCGTCGCCCTCCAGGAAATCGGCGGCGCGTCCTTCCTGCGGGAGCTGCGGCGCGATCTGAAAGGCGAGGGCCTGGATTACCCGCACGCGCACGTGCTGGACGCGGCCGACGAGACTCGGCGCGTTGCCGTGATGAGTCGGATTCCGCTGACCACGATCGTGGACCACACCGACCTGAATTTCAAATACTTCGCCGGTCGGGCGGCGGTGAAGCGAGGGCTGTTGGAGGCACGGTTCGAGACGGCGGGGGGCGAGGTCACGCTGTTTATCGTGCATTTAAAAAGCAAACTCACCGAGCTTCGCGATGATCCGGAGTCGGCCGCCCGGCGGGGGAGTGAGGCGACGGTGATTCGCGATCGCATTCTGGAACAGTTTCCCGATCCGGCGGCGGCCCGATTTCTGATTGTGGGGGATTTTAATGCCGATCCGACCGAGCGACCGTTCCGCGCATTTACCCGGCGGGGGGATCTGGTGATCAGCGAGGCCGTCGACGCCTTCGATTCGCGGGACGAGACCTGGACGCATCGCTATCGGCGAGCGGACCTGTATTCGCGGGTCGATTTCGTGTTGGCTTCACCCTTGGTGCTGCCGACGGTGGTCAACGGACGAGCCACGATTCATGACGGGCCGGCCACGCTCACGGCCAGCGATCATCGCCCGGTGGTGGTGCGGCTCGCGTTCGATTGACAAAAAAACGCCGCTCCCGGGAGGAACGACGTTTTCGAAAAAGTCGGCGGAAGCGTGGTCGCTCAGCGCACGGTGACGGGGATCGGGATTTCCGACGCTCCGAATCCGGAAAGGTAGAGGTGACCTGAGCCGGGCAAACCGCCACGCACCGGGATGCTGACGGAGTTGGACCCGGGAGGGACGACGACTTCCGGCATGATGATGCAGTCCGGCACATCGGTGGTGATGTCGAGCAGCAGACCGCCGGCGGGGGCGGTTTGCGGGATCGTGAAGGTAATCGTCTGGGATTCGCCCTGAGCGAGATTCAGCGCGGCGGGGAAGACTTCAACGTTGAGGCCATCGACCCGAAACGTGCCGACCGGTTGCGTGCCGTTCGGGCTGGTCACCGCAATCTGGTAATTGCGGCCGGGAGCGACGGGGGGCACGAAAAAGCTCAGGGAGTTGGTCGAATCAAACACGGTGCGAGCGGGCTGACCATTGACGGTGACGAGGTCCTGGGCGGTGAAACCTTGACCGACGATGCCGATGCGGGCGCCAACCGGGCCACGGTTGGCCACCATGGAGAGCACGAGTCGGCCTTTCAATTGCACGGTGGTCACGCCGGTGTAGGCTTCCTGCGGCGTCGTTTCACCGCCGAAGGAGACATCGAAGGTCGACAAATAATAGTAGGAAACCTGGGAACGTCCGGACGGAATCTGGTAGTCGAATTCGTAGATGTCCTCGCCCACGGGACTCGATTCCATGGTGAAGATCCGACCATCGATGACGATCTGGGGCCGGAGCGAACCTTCGACATAACCGCGCGACTTGGGCGTGATCCGCGCCGAGAAGGTGTAGATCTGTGATGGGTTTTCCGGCATGGTCGAGGGAGTCAGGTCGGTGATGACCATCGACTCACAGCCCGCCAGGAGCATGAGGGCTGCGGAAGCAGCGATCCATTGCCAGATTCGTCTCGCGTGAGAGATACGGTTCTTTTGCATGAGCTTTCGCATTAAGAAGTGGTCGATACGCAACACAATCATTCCGCATTGGCAATGAGCGAAATCTCTTCGCCCGAGGTGATTTCGTCCGCTGACGATTTCGCCCCGCTGGGGCTGTATTTGCACGTGCCGTTTTGCGCGAGCACGTGTGATTTCTGTGCGTTCTACCAAACCAGCCCGACGGTGGAGGGCGTGCGCGGTTTTCAAATCGGTATTGAAAAGGAAATGACGCTGGTCACGCGAACCCGGCCGTTGAGCACGGTGTTCTGGGGCGGCGGCACGCCGGGTCTGCTTTCCGCCCGCGATATTATTCGGTTGGGCACCCTCGTCCGCGAGTTTAACGGCGGGGCGGCTCCGGCGGAATGGAGTGTGGAAATGGCCCCGGCATCCGTGACCGATGCGCGCCTCGCCGCGCTCAAGGAAATCGGGGTGACGCGCATTTCGATGGGGGCGCAAAGTTTCCAGCCGGAGCTGCTCGATGCGCTTGGTCGACTGCACACCCGCGAACAGGTGATGCGGGCCTATGACCGGATCCGGGCGGCCGATTTCGCCAGCGTGAACATCGATCTCATGTTTGCCCTGCCGGGGCAGGACGAGGCGGCGTGGCTGGCGGACATGACCCAAGCCATCGAACTCGGGCCCGATCATCTGTCGACCTACTGCCTCACCTTTGAGGAGGACACCAAACTCTGGGTGAAACTGGCCGAGGGCAAAGTGAAGCTCGACCCCGAACACGAGGCCCAACTCTACGAAACCACCTGGGAACGGCTCAACGCCGCCGGTTACGCCCAATACGAAGTGGCCAACTTCGCGCGGCCGGGCCACGTTTGTCGCCACAATCTGAACACGTGGAACATGCACGAATGGATCGGCCTCGGTCCCTCGGCGGCGGGGCAGCACGAGGGCTGGCGGGCGGCCAATCCCTCCGATTTAGCGCAGTGGCAGGCCGAGGTGGCCCGGGGCGAGCGCATGACCACCGATCGCGTGGCCCTCACCCCGGAGTTGCTGGCGGAGGATGCCTTGATTTTTGGGCTGCGCATGACGGCCGGCGTGGACCCGGTCGCCTTGGCCCGACGGTTTCCCAGCCCGGCTTGGACTGCGGCGCGAGGTGTGCTGCTCGACTTGATCGAGGATGAGTTGGCCGAACGCGTCGACGGTCGCATTCGCCTCACCACGCGCGGTCGTTTGCTGGCCGACTCCGTCGGTGCGGCCGTGATGGAGGCAATGGATCAGGCCTGATCGCCGAAGTCATACCGCAGGTCAAAGGTAAGGCGCGCTCGCCGAGCGCGCCGACATGGTGGAGTCGCGGAACGGCACTCGGCCTCTGTCGTCAGGTGCCGTTGGCCGCTTCGGCCGCTTGATCGGCGCGTTCATCTCTCGGGAAGGGCGCAAACCACGCTACGATGAGCGAAGGAATCGACGCGAAGCACACGATGATGAAGAACGTTTTGTAGCCGACGGCGTCGGCCAAGGGGCCGGAAATCATCTGGGTCGGCACCAGCACGAGATTCATCAGGGCCGTGCAGAACGCATAGTGGGTCATGTGAAATTTGCCCGGCGAGATCTGCTGCATCATATAGAGCATGTTGGCGACAAATCCGAAACTGTAGCCGGCCTTTTCGATGGTCACCAGCGTCGCGACCGTGGTCAGTGAAAGCGGTGATTCCGGCGAAACCATTTGACTGAGGTAAACGAAACAGAGGTTGGGAATGTTCACGCAGAGCGCCATGATGAAGAGGGATTTCTTCAGGCCGTGTTTCGCAATGAAGAGGCCGCCCAGCAGCCCGCCGATCAGACTGACGGATATCGAAATGAGTCCGTCGATGGTGCCTTTTTGGACGAGGGTCAGGCCAATGCCGCCTTCCTCGAGCGGGGCTTGGAGAAAGAGCGGCGCCTCGACGAGAAGGAGTCCCTCCGCGCTGCGAAACAAAAACACAAAGGCGAGCATGCCCCAGAGCTGGTCCTTTTTGAAAAACGCGATGAGTGATTCCCAGAACGACGCGGCCACGGCCTTGGCATTTTTCGGTTTTTCGCCGACCACTCCGGTGGGCAGCACGAACAGATGGTAGATGCCGAGTAACGCCATGGTCGCGCCACTCAGCCCGATTGCCCAGGTCCACGCCTCCTTGGCGGTGTGTTGACCGCTCTCCTGGAGAGTGCCGGCGATCCACACAATCGCCGCGACGGCGAACAACCGGCCGACGTTCCAGAACACGCCTTGCACTCCGATGAAGGCGGCCTGCTTTTTCTTGTCGAGGGCGG is from Synoicihabitans lomoniglobus and encodes:
- a CDS encoding MFS transporter, producing MSSSASAQPRPLSLGVIFLTLYIDLIGFSIIFPLVPDILQHYLGVEGSTGVLGGLVNFTEHIAQMLGKDRNFAAVLLGGALSSIYALLQFVFAPYWGAKSDQRGRRHVLLMTVAGTAASYALWVFSGSFWLFVAARFLGGVFGGNISVATAAVADVTSRQERAKAMGLVGAAFGLGLVTGPAIGAITAQWNLLDAHPQWAAWGLHPFSVPALFSLGLAVINFIWVRARFDETLQDENRTGRPAKLELKHPLRAIRDLPSPAVQRINCIGFTFALAFCAMEFSLTFLGADRFGFTAKQNGIMLGYLGVCSIITQGMIVRKLLKRQSETRVLKTGLILATVGFMFVGISPNVTVLYIGLGILALGAGFVNPATSGLISLYSADDEQGRALGIFRSLGSLARAITPVLAGVVFWVVSGTAVFGAAAALALGSWSLARTLPPPQP
- a CDS encoding M48 family metallopeptidase; this encodes MVLQIALVLIVARLGAELILAGLNRREVSRHAQTAPAAVAAIMDDATYRKSVDYTLAKAQFNNLCMIFDAAVLALVLASGVLPMLFAEVAAWAPGANWDDALFVLLAGVLLSIPGMPFEWWGQFRIEERFGFNKSTAKLWLSDKAKGLLLMFVIGFPLLWGLLGLVGWVGSLWWIWAFVLLFGFQLIMMVLYPKLILPLFNKLTPLPDGDLRDRLMALGERTGFKASTIEVIDGSKRSGHSNAYFTGFGRFRRIVLFDTLIEQLAPEELEAVLAHEVGHYKRGHIPKMLITGAAMQLGSFAALAWLLHSDWFLRGFGFPGGELAPALLLFGLLSGVVTFWISPLNNLMSRKHEYEADAFARDAMGSATPLIGALRKLAAKNLSNLTPHPWFSGFYYSHPTIVEREHAMTAKS
- a CDS encoding endonuclease/exonuclease/phosphatase family protein: MRGRRISWWGSVFALIAVIGASAPPPPSALTVATYNVANYNLTDRPIEGGFRTHYPKPEREKSALRRVLHALDADVVALQEIGGASFLRELRRDLKGEGLDYPHAHVLDAADETRRVAVMSRIPLTTIVDHTDLNFKYFAGRAAVKRGLLEARFETAGGEVTLFIVHLKSKLTELRDDPESAARRGSEATVIRDRILEQFPDPAAARFLIVGDFNADPTERPFRAFTRRGDLVISEAVDAFDSRDETWTHRYRRADLYSRVDFVLASPLVLPTVVNGRATIHDGPATLTASDHRPVVVRLAFD
- a CDS encoding IPT/TIG domain-containing protein: MQKNRISHARRIWQWIAASAALMLLAGCESMVITDLTPSTMPENPSQIYTFSARITPKSRGYVEGSLRPQIVIDGRIFTMESSPVGEDIYEFDYQIPSGRSQVSYYYLSTFDVSFGGETTPQEAYTGVTTVQLKGRLVLSMVANRGPVGARIGIVGQGFTAQDLVTVNGQPARTVFDSTNSLSFFVPPVAPGRNYQIAVTSPNGTQPVGTFRVDGLNVEVFPAALNLAQGESQTITFTIPQTAPAGGLLLDITTDVPDCIIMPEVVVPPGSNSVSIPVRGGLPGSGHLYLSGFGASEIPIPVTVR
- the hemW gene encoding radical SAM family heme chaperone HemW, with product MSEISSPEVISSADDFAPLGLYLHVPFCASTCDFCAFYQTSPTVEGVRGFQIGIEKEMTLVTRTRPLSTVFWGGGTPGLLSARDIIRLGTLVREFNGGAAPAEWSVEMAPASVTDARLAALKEIGVTRISMGAQSFQPELLDALGRLHTREQVMRAYDRIRAADFASVNIDLMFALPGQDEAAWLADMTQAIELGPDHLSTYCLTFEEDTKLWVKLAEGKVKLDPEHEAQLYETTWERLNAAGYAQYEVANFARPGHVCRHNLNTWNMHEWIGLGPSAAGQHEGWRAANPSDLAQWQAEVARGERMTTDRVALTPELLAEDALIFGLRMTAGVDPVALARRFPSPAWTAARGVLLDLIEDELAERVDGRIRLTTRGRLLADSVGAAVMEAMDQA
- a CDS encoding MFS transporter, giving the protein MSSSAKPVPHPVVWVPSLYFAMGIPFSMVIWVAGTMFKDLGHTDGQITVATASIGIAWSLKPLWAAFLDMYRTKRFWVLSMEFALAALFIGIALALPLPNYFQVTIAMMWVLAFSSSTQDITADGIYITALDKKKQAAFIGVQGVFWNVGRLFAVAAIVWIAGTLQESGQHTAKEAWTWAIGLSGATMALLGIYHLFVLPTGVVGEKPKNAKAVAASFWESLIAFFKKDQLWGMLAFVFLFRSAEGLLLVEAPLFLQAPLEEGGIGLTLVQKGTIDGLISISVSLIGGLLGGLFIAKHGLKKSLFIMALCVNIPNLCFVYLSQMVSPESPLSLTTVATLVTIEKAGYSFGFVANMLYMMQQISPGKFHMTHYAFCTALMNLVLVPTQMISGPLADAVGYKTFFIIVCFASIPSLIVAWFAPFPRDERADQAAEAANGT